A single region of the Changchengzhania lutea genome encodes:
- a CDS encoding (4Fe-4S)-binding protein: MGKTKEFSNGEITVVWKPESCIHSANCVNGLPKVFQPGERPWIKIDNATTEALISQVKECPSGALSSYKNGDTEKTSETSEIKVQVLGNGPLLVSGTLEVTLKDGATETKTKSTAFCRCGASHTKPYCDGSHVKENFKG, translated from the coding sequence ATGGGTAAAACAAAAGAATTTTCTAACGGCGAGATTACAGTGGTTTGGAAACCAGAGTCTTGTATACATTCTGCAAATTGCGTCAATGGTTTGCCAAAAGTATTTCAACCTGGTGAACGCCCATGGATAAAAATTGATAATGCGACAACGGAAGCGTTAATTAGCCAAGTAAAGGAATGTCCGTCTGGGGCATTGAGTTCTTATAAGAATGGTGACACTGAAAAGACATCTGAAACTTCAGAAATAAAAGTTCAAGTATTGGGGAATGGCCCCTTATTAGTTTCAGGAACCTTAGAAGTGACACTTAAGGACGGGGCAACAGAAACTAAAACTAAATCAACAGCATTTTGCAGATGTGGTGCATCCCACACCAAGCCTTACTGTGATGGCTCTCATGTGAAAGAAAACTTTAAGGGATAG